From the Mycobacterium noviomagense genome, the window CGCCAGCCCCGCCAGAGCAGACAACCCCCGGTCCTGAAATGCGCTCGCCGACCACGGAAATGCAGTCGACTGCCTCCGAGCCGGAAGCCGACAAAGCTACGCCGCCCTCCCCGCAGGCAGGTGAGCATGAAAGGCAAGGTTTCGCGGAACCGGTTGGCGGTGCGGTGCAGATGCTTCCCCGCCCCGCGGCCCGGCCACATGAGGAAGCGGCGACCACCCGCCTGCCGGCTGGCGAGAGGGTGGCCGAGGGAGCGCCAGCGGCCGAAGCAGCGTCGACGGCCGAGGAAGCGCCGATGTCCCGTCAAGCACCACGCGCCCGCGAACTGCGCGCCCATCAATTGGGGCTGGACACCGATGGGCGCCGACTCCTCGACGATGTATCGTTCACCGCCACCCGCGGCACGCTGACCGCGGTTGTCGGGCCGACCGGCGCGGCCCTGTCCGCGCTGGTCGGCATGCTCGGCGGGGCGGTGCAGCCCAGCGTCGGGCAGGTCTTGTTGGACGGGCACGACGTACACGCCGAGTACATGCGCCGGTACGTCGGGATGGTGCCGCGCGGCGACCTGATACACGCTGCGCTCACCGTCGAACAAGCGTTGCGCTATGCGGCCGAACTACGGCTACCGCCGGGCACCTCGGCTGACGAGCGTCGGCGGGCAGTGAACGAGGTTCTGGGCGAGCTGGGGTTGACCGCGCAGCGCACGCTGCAAGTCGGCCACCTCTCCGACGAACAACGTCGACGCGCAACGCTGGCAATGGAATTGCTTACCCGGCCGCCGCTTCTGGTTCTTGATGAACCGACCGCCGGGCTCGACCCGGCGCAGGAACGACAGATGATCGCGACGCTGCGCCGCCTCGCCGATTCCGGCCAGATTGTGGTGCTGGCGACGACGTCGTCGAGTCACCTGGGGTCCTGCGACCAGGTTGTGCTGCTGACGTCGGCCGGCACCACCGCGTTCGCCGGGCCGCCGGACGAGATCGACGCGGCGATGGGCACCAGCGACTGGTCGCGAATCCTCGAGTTGGTCAACGCCGATCCCGACGGCGCGCATCAGGCTTTCCTGGAACGCCGGCCGGTCGCAGCCGTGCCACGGCCGGCAGCGCCTCTCGGCCGTCCCGCCCGCCTCAACCTGGGCCGTCAGATCGCTGTCGCTGCTCGTCGGCAGGCCTGGCTCATTTTCGGCGATCAGCGCTACGCGATTTTTCTGACCATCCTGCCGCTCTTCTTCGGTGCGCTGGCGCTGGTCGCGCCTGGCGACACCGGCCTGGGCCCGGCGGACCCATACGGCACCGGCCCAGACGAACCCGTTGAAGTCCTGACGGTGCTCACCGTCGCGGCAGTGTGCATGGGGGTGGCGCTGACGATCCGCGACCTGATCATCGAACGCAACATCTTCCGGCGCGAGCAATACCTGGGGCTGTCGACATGGGCGTATCTGGCCGCGAAAATTCTGGTCT encodes:
- a CDS encoding ATP-binding cassette domain-containing protein, which encodes MSRQAPRARELRAHQLGLDTDGRRLLDDVSFTATRGTLTAVVGPTGAALSALVGMLGGAVQPSVGQVLLDGHDVHAEYMRRYVGMVPRGDLIHAALTVEQALRYAAELRLPPGTSADERRRAVNEVLGELGLTAQRTLQVGHLSDEQRRRATLAMELLTRPPLLVLDEPTAGLDPAQERQMIATLRRLADSGQIVVLATTSSSHLGSCDQVVLLTSAGTTAFAGPPDEIDAAMGTSDWSRILELVNADPDGAHQAFLERRPVAAVPRPAAPLGRPARLNLGRQIAVAARRQAWLIFGDQRYAIFLTILPLFFGALALVAPGDTGLGPADPYGTGPDEPVEVLTVLTVAAVCMGVALTIRDLIIERNIFRREQYLGLSTWAYLAAKILVCSAVVAAQTAFLTIIVMVGKGAPTRGAVVLGSAPFELYVSVTATAIVSVIVGLVLSWVARYKQLILPIGVLVILLSLMFCGAMFPLADRDGVAQVSWLFPSRWGFAASASTVDLHSIAPLADYDALWAHSAGRWLFDMAMLLVLGAVATSLVWWQLRPPAPPKKVEPAPQQ